In the Clostridium gelidum genome, ATTTGTTGGATTATCAATGTTCTTAGCAATAACAGGAGCATTTTTCACTTTGTCTTATGCACCACTTAAACAATTAATAGAAGGAACACCGGCAAAGCTTTGGCCAGGAAAAATGGCGAGTATTGATAAAAATGATATGCCAATAAATGCAATGGCTGTTCAAACAACTATAGTAGCAGTAATGGTGTTATTTATTTCAATGGGTGGTAAGAGTGCAAAAGTATTTTTTGAAATGTTAGTATTAATGACAAATGTTGCAATGACATTACCATATCTATTCTTAACAATTTCATACATTTCGTTTAGAAAAAAAGATTCTATAGAAAAACCCTTTTTAGTAGTTAAAAACAAAACATTTGCAATAATTATGGGATTTGTAGTAACTGCAGTAGTTGGATTTGCAAATTTATTTACAATCATAGAACCAGCTATCCATGGAAATTACACATCTACAATTGCTATGATTGCAGGGCCTTTAATATTTATTGTAGCAGCAGTTATAATTTATGCTAATGGTGAAAAGAAATAAAATATAAACGGTTTAGGCTTATCTAAAAATATTTGTTGTTATATACAACAAGTATTTTTAGTTAGGCTTTTTTGTACGCTCACTTATATTAAAGGAAACTCGACTTGTATTCACTCACTAAGCACGTGATTCATACCAAATCCTTTTTAAAGGAAGTTAACTCGTATTCAAGAGTTAACTAAGTTAGAATAACCAAATACAAGATGCTCACAGAGAAAGTTCTGCTTCCCAAATGCAAGATTTGGAGCATCACTTTTGGATTCTCACTTATACTTAAGAAATATTATAGGAATTTTTACTTGCGTAGTGATATATTTCCATATATAATCTGAGTGTACTAGATAATGTAGTACACCTAATACAAATAGGAGGTAAAATTATGAAAAAATCAACGATAATAGTTGTATTTGGATTATTCATTGTTGTTACAGCTTTCCTTGGAATGAGTACTGAAAAAATGTATCAAAAGGAAAAACACTTTGAAACATCTAATGATATTTTAGAGCAATTAGAAGGTAAACAACTTAGGGCAATTGATGAGAAGGGAAGATTTTATGAAACTAACAATTTAAAAGAATGTTTCTCTGAAAGAAAAAGGCTAACTAATTCGCAATTTAATTATGGAAAAATAGAAATAGAAAAAGTAGAAGAACTTAGTGAAAATCAAAAACAATTTATTTTAAAAGATTATGATAAGCTTAGAAATAAATTTACTAAGCGGAGGGTAATAACAAAAGAAGAGCCTATTAGATTGGAAACTAATGTATATCAATCATATAGGGAACAAGGAAAACTAAATTATTCTGAACCTAGAAAACGCATCATTGATTTAGTCCTTGTAGATGAAGGTGAAGGGCTAGTGATTGATTATATAATGGAATATAATCCTGAACAATTAAAACAAGAAGGTAATAAAGATGCTTAAGATTGATCCTAGGAGCAGTACTCCTATTTATGAACAAATAGAATTTGGTGTCAAAGAGCTTATACTAAAAGGGGCTCTTAAATGTGGGGAAAAATTACCTTCTGTTAGAGAGTTGTCATCGATACTTACAATAAATCCCAATACAATAAGTAAGGCTTATGGAGAATTGGAAAGGGACGGTATAATTGAAACTCTAAGGGGAAAGGGAACATTTATAACTGATAATTATAAGGGGAAAGTGGATGAGAAAAAAATGGAGTATATTTCAGATGAATTAAAAAAACTTATACTTGAAGCTAATTATAGTGGGATTAATAAGGAAGATTTTATGAAACTAGCGCTTCGGATATTTTCTGAATTAGGGGTGAATGATAATGATAGAAGTAAATAACTTATCTTTTGAAATTGATGGAAAACAAATTTTAAAGGATATAAATTTAAAAATTAATAAGGGAAAAATATTTGGGATTATTGGACCTAATGGTGTTGGAAAGACCACATTACTTAGATGCTTAACAGGAATATATGATGGATCAACTGGGAATATATTTTATGATGGAGAATTAGTTTATGATAATCCAAAGGTAAAAAATAAAATAGGTTTTGTAGCTGATGAAAATATAATGCAAACTAATTTCAAGGTAAGTGAAATATTAAAATATTATAAATATTCTTATACAAATTATGATGAAGAAAAATTTAATGAACTTAATAAAATCTTTAAAATTCCAACAAA is a window encoding:
- a CDS encoding GntR family transcriptional regulator → MLKIDPRSSTPIYEQIEFGVKELILKGALKCGEKLPSVRELSSILTINPNTISKAYGELERDGIIETLRGKGTFITDNYKGKVDEKKMEYISDELKKLILEANYSGINKEDFMKLALRIFSELGVNDNDRSK